The stretch of DNA GCAGCCTTCCGACGCGCTCGCCCAACTCTTCCGGCGACGACGCCAGCGACGATGCAAGCTCGCCGACGAGCTCCTGCTGCCGCTGGACGAACGTTTCGGCGGCATTCGAGACGCACGATTCGATCCGGCGTATGCCGCTCCCAATCGAAAACTCGCTCAGGATAACGAACAGTCCGAGTTCGCCCGTCGAGTGGGAGTGCGTTCCTCCGCAGAACTCCACCGACGGTCCGGCCTGCACGACGCGCACGCGCTCGCCGTACTTCTCACCGTGCATCCAGATCGCGCCGGTCGATCTCGCCTCTTCGATCGGCAGCTCGCGCGTGACCAGGGGCGAATCGTCGCGAATCATCTCGTTGACGCGGTGCGACACGTCGCGTCGCTGCTGCGACGTCAAGCTTCCCGAGGCCCAGCGGAAATCGAAGCGCATGCGATCGATGCCGACCCACGAGCCCGCTTGCGCAACGTCCTCGCCGAGCACGTCCTTCAGCGCTCGCTGCAAGAGATGCGCCGACGTATGGTGACGCCGGATCTCACGTCGCCACGAGTCGTGCACCAAGGTGCGCGCACGCTGTCCGACCGCAAGTTCGCCGGAGGTCACGACGCCGTAGTGCGCGATTGCGTCGCCAAGATACTGTGCGTCCTCGACCTCGAAGGCGGCGTCCGCACCGAAGATCACGCCGCGGTCGCCAATCTGGCCACCGCGCTCCGCATAGAATGACGTCCTATCGAGCACGATCGCTCCGCGCTCGCCCGCCACGAGGCGTCCCACCGACTTTTCGTCGCGCAGCAATGCGACGATCTCGCCCTCGTTCTCCAATCCGTCGTATCCGGTGAAGACGCTGGTGATTGCCGGCAGCTCGGCGAGCGTCACGACCGCGCGCTTACTTTCGGCGTCGCGGCGAGCGCGCTCGCGCTGTTCCTCCATGGCCGCGTTGAACCCGGCTTCGTCGATCCTGACGCTGCGTTCGGCCGCGATCTCCCGCGTCAGCTCCATCGGAAAACCGTACGTGTCGTGCAGCACGAAGACGTCGCCGCCGGAGAGTCGCTTATCGTGCGCGCGCTGCAGAAGATCGTCCAGCAACGCCATCCCGCGCTCGAGCGTGCGCTCGAAGCCGGCCTCCTCTTGTGCGAGGGTACGCGAGATGCGCGACACGTGTTCCCGTAGCTCCGGGTAACCGGCCGCCAGCGATGCGACCACGACGGGAACGAGCGCCGTCAAGAAGCCGCTTGGATAGCCCAAGAGCCTCCCGTTACGAACCGCGCGACGAATGAGAAATCGCAGTACGTACCCGCGATCCGTGTTCGATGGAAAGATCCCGTCGTTGATGAGGAATACCACTGCGCGAGCGTGATCGGCGATGATGTTGCGGCGAACGCGCCGTTCCCGTTCGTCGAGCTGTGCGGAGCTCGGCGGCAAAGCGGCAGTCAGGTCGGCGAAGAGATCCGTGTCGTACATGGAGACCTTGCCGTTACAGAGCGCGAGCATGCGCTCTAGGCCGGCTCCGGTGTCGATCGCTTTGCGCGGCAGCTCCACCAGCTTGCCGTCCGCTCCTCGATTGAATTGCTGAAAGACGACGTTCCAGAACTCGACGAAGCGGTCGCCTTTGTTCGGTGCGTCATCGTGCGGCCCGCTCGCGTGCTCTGCGCCCGTGTCGTAGAAGAGCTCCGTCGATGGACCACACGGGCCGGTGGGGCCCATCGTCCAGAAGTTCTCTTCGTCGCAGCGCGTCACGCACGACGCGCCCAGCCCGATCTCATCGCGCCAGATGTGCTCTGCTTCGTCGTCGCCGGTATGCACCGTGACGTGGATCTTCGCCGGGTCCAAGCCGAGCACGCGCGTGGAAAACTCCCACGCATACGCGATTGCTTCGCGTTTATAGTAATCGCCGAAGCTAAAGTTCCCGAGCATCTCGAGGAACGTTCCGTGTCGTCCGGTACGCCCGACGTTCTCGATGTCGCTCTTGGCGCCGGCAACGCGTAAACAGCGTTGCACGGTGACGACCCGCGGCGCGGGCGCCGGGCGCTCGCCGAGGAAGACGGGCACGAACTGCTCCATCCCCGCGATCGTGAAAAGCGTCGTGGAGAGTGCGTCGGGGATGAGGCTCGCCGAGGGCACGTGAACGTGCCCTTTCGATACGAAAAACTCGACGAACGCTTGCCGAAGCTCTTGACTCTTCATGGGGCGCAAGAGGCAAGCTTAGAGCCCGTCGCCGATCGAACCTTCGGGGGCTCCTTACTCCTTGAGGACTGCCCGAAGCTTGTCGAGCGCCTTCGCTTGGAGTCGTGAGACATGCATCTGCGAGACGTTGAGGCGCTGGGCGATCTCCGTCTGCGATACCGATTCGAAGAAGCGCAGGTGGATGATCACGCGCTCGCGACCGGAGAGCACCGAGAAGGCGCGCTCCAAGTTCGTACGATCCTCGAGCAGCTCGAGTCCGGAATCCGTCGTCCCGACGGTGTCGCCGAGCGTCTGCGATCTCCGGTCGCCGTCGCTCGAAATCTCCGAATCGAGCGAGAGAAGGTTGTACGCCTGCCCGAGCTCCTGCGCCTCGAGGATATCTTCTTCGCTGGCATCGAGATGCTTCGAGAGCTCGGCCACCGTCGGACTGCGCCCCAGCTCAACGGCAAGCTTTTCGCTCGCGCGGTTGACCGCAAGATTCAGCTCCTGAAGCCGGCGTGGAACCTTGACCGCCCAGCCTTTGTCGCGGAAGTAGCGCTTGATCTCGCCGACGATCGTCGGCGTCGCGTACGTCGTGAACTCCACTCCCCGCTCGAGCTCGAAGCGGTCGATAGCTTTGAGCAGTCCCACCGTCCCGACCTGCACGAGATCGTCGATCGGCTCGCCGCGGTTGGCGAACTTCAGCGCGAGAAACCGCACGAGGTTGAGATGCGTGACTACGAGGTCGTTCCGAAGACTGTCGTACGCACCGTCCTCGCCACCCGGCTGCCCACGATTTCGGCGCGCTTTTTCAAAGCGAGCGAACAGGTGCCGCGTACGTTCCCGAGTGGAACGCCCCTCGCGAGACCGCTCCGGCACGTCAGCTCGGCAAGCGCTTGAACATGACGAGGTCGGTACCGCCGTCGGAACGCGTGTCGTAGTCGACGCTGTCCACGAGCGCCCGAATGAGGAAGATACCGAGGCTTGCGGCGGAGCCTTCGTCGGCGGTCACGACGTTCACGGCCTCCGGCTGGACCGGGCCGCCGAAGTTTCGAACGCGGATGCGCAATCCGTCGGAGACGCTCTCGCACAAGAGATCGACGCGGTCGCCGCCACGCGCGATTGCGTGCACCAGCGCCTCGGCGACGGCGAGCTTGACGTCTTCGATTTCTTCGATTGAGAACTGCAGGCGCGAGGCGACCGCCGAGACGGCAAGTCGCGCGATCGATACCCATTCGGCCTTCGCCGGAATGCGCAGCTCGACGACGTCCGTCGCCGCTTCGTGCCGCGCCTGCGCGTTCATACCAGGGCCTTGAGCGCGGCGTCTTCGCTATCGAAGATCCCGAAGATCATCACGAGCCCGGTGATGTCGAATATCTTCTTGATCTGTGGATTCGTACACACGAGGTTCACCGATCCGCCGTGCTCGCGCACGCGCTTGAGCCCGCCGATGAGCACGCCCAGACCGGTGGAATCGATGTAGCGAACTTTCTCGAGATTGATGACGAGATTGTAGACCCCACGGTCGATGAGATTGCTGACGGCATCCTTGAGCTTGGGCGAGGTATAGACGTCGATCTCTCCCGAGAGATCGACCACCGAACAATCGCCCTTTGCTTCGCGGACGTTGACCTTGATGTCCAATTCGTGTTCCCTATTCTTCTGTCTTGTAGCGCAGCTCGTCGCGAAGATGGTCGGCATTTGCCGTGCCTTCCTCAACGGCGGCACCGAAGTTGCCGCGCGCGTTTTCGACGACGTGTCTGCCCCGTTCGTAGAGATCGGTTGCGTTCGCCTGCCACTGCGCGGCGGCGTCGGCTACCTTGTCGCGGACGTCGGAGACCTTGTCCCGAAGATCCTCGCTCGCGTCCTTCGCGAAGCTCGAGGCCTCCTTCGCCTTGCCCACGACCATGTCGCGCGCGTCCTCGCGCGTCAACGCAAGCGCGACGGCCGCGCCGATCGTAGCACCGATAACGAAACCGCCGAAAAAGCCACTGCCGTGGCGATCATTTGCCATGATGTACCAACTCCTCGGAACCTTCCCTTACACTCTTTCCCGTGACCAAGCGCCGCAAACCCGCGCTTACGCCGGTCAACGCTGCCCCGATGTTGACGATGGCCGGCGATATCGCTTGACGCACGAGCGCCGTCGTCCCGGAGACCGACCCCGCTACGCTCTCGAGCGCGCCGACCGCACCGCCGAGCCGTGCCAGCGTCTCGTCGGCCGTCGCGGAGATACCTTCGACGTGTTCCAACGCCTCGCCGACGGGTTTTCCGATGCCCGCGATCTGGCGATCGACTTCGTCGAGCGTCTTTCCGAGACGCACGAAGAGCCGCGCAAGCGCGAGCATCGCGACGAAGATTCCGGCACCGACCAGAAAGATGCCGGCACCGGCGCCGACATCGAGAACGCTTGGCCAATCCATATCAGGTCCGGCGCAGTTCTGACACCGCGACGGGCATGACCTGCAGGACGCGATCGACCTCCTCCTGCGTCGTGGACGAACCCATGGAGAAGCGGACGGCCTCCTCGCCGTTTCCATCCTGGAGCGCGGCTATCACGTGGCTCGGCTCCGCGATACCCGACGTGCAGGCGCTTCCCGGCGAGACTGCGATGCCGTCGAGGTCGAGACGTACGCAGAGCGCCTCGGCCTTCACGCCGGCGACCGAGAGGTTCGCGATGCCCGCGAGACGCGGGTTGGCGCCGTTGACGCGGAGCAGCGCCACGCTCGCGAGCAGCCCGATCTCGAGCCGGTCTCTCAGGGGCTCCACGAGGGAAACCCGCTGCCGGCGCTCCGATTCCGCCAGTTCCAGCGCCGTAGCGGCCCCGGCAGCTGCGGCAACGCTTTCGGTCCCGGAGTGCTTCCCGAACTCCTGGCCGCCACCATAGACGATCGGCTCGATCGCAACGCTCTCCCGAACGCAGAGGATGCCGAAGCCCGCGGGTCCGCCAAACTTGTGCGCGGCGAGCGAGATCGCGTCGGCGCCCAAATCCGCAAGCGGTAACCAGCCTGGTGCTGCGA from Candidatus Dormiibacterota bacterium encodes:
- a CDS encoding cysteine desulfurase family protein translates to MDYAATTPLRAEALAAMLPYLEGGTYNPSSLHREGRRARTVLEEARERIARVLGVRRKEVLFVGGGSQADSLAIIGMARAGNGRHVLSSAIEHHAILHALDRLRDEGYDVTLLPVDRHGFVDPERFAAELRPDTVLASIMYANNEIGTIQPVARFAALARERGVLFHTDAIAAPGWLPLADLGADAISLAAHKFGGPAGFGILCVRESVAIEPIVYGGGQEFGKHSGTESVAAAAGAATALELAESERRQRVSLVEPLRDRLEIGLLASVALLRVNGANPRLAGIANLSVAGVKAEALCVRLDLDGIAVSPGSACTSGIAEPSHVIAALQDGNGEEAVRFSMGSSTTQEEVDRVLQVMPVAVSELRRT
- a CDS encoding YtxH domain-containing protein, with product MANDRHGSGFFGGFVIGATIGAAVALALTREDARDMVVGKAKEASSFAKDASEDLRDKVSDVRDKVADAAAQWQANATDLYERGRHVVENARGNFGAAVEEGTANADHLRDELRYKTEE
- a CDS encoding SigB/SigF/SigG family RNA polymerase sigma factor, translated to MPERSREGRSTRERTRHLFARFEKARRNRGQPGGEDGAYDSLRNDLVVTHLNLVRFLALKFANRGEPIDDLVQVGTVGLLKAIDRFELERGVEFTTYATPTIVGEIKRYFRDKGWAVKVPRRLQELNLAVNRASEKLAVELGRSPTVAELSKHLDASEEDILEAQELGQAYNLLSLDSEISSDGDRRSQTLGDTVGTTDSGLELLEDRTNLERAFSVLSGRERVIIHLRFFESVSQTEIAQRLNVSQMHVSRLQAKALDKLRAVLKE
- the alaS gene encoding alanine--tRNA ligase, whose amino-acid sequence is MKSQELRQAFVEFFVSKGHVHVPSASLIPDALSTTLFTIAGMEQFVPVFLGERPAPAPRVVTVQRCLRVAGAKSDIENVGRTGRHGTFLEMLGNFSFGDYYKREAIAYAWEFSTRVLGLDPAKIHVTVHTGDDEAEHIWRDEIGLGASCVTRCDEENFWTMGPTGPCGPSTELFYDTGAEHASGPHDDAPNKGDRFVEFWNVVFQQFNRGADGKLVELPRKAIDTGAGLERMLALCNGKVSMYDTDLFADLTAALPPSSAQLDERERRVRRNIIADHARAVVFLINDGIFPSNTDRGYVLRFLIRRAVRNGRLLGYPSGFLTALVPVVVASLAAGYPELREHVSRISRTLAQEEAGFERTLERGMALLDDLLQRAHDKRLSGGDVFVLHDTYGFPMELTREIAAERSVRIDEAGFNAAMEEQRERARRDAESKRAVVTLAELPAITSVFTGYDGLENEGEIVALLRDEKSVGRLVAGERGAIVLDRTSFYAERGGQIGDRGVIFGADAAFEVEDAQYLGDAIAHYGVVTSGELAVGQRARTLVHDSWRREIRRHHTSAHLLQRALKDVLGEDVAQAGSWVGIDRMRFDFRWASGSLTSQQRRDVSHRVNEMIRDDSPLVTRELPIEEARSTGAIWMHGEKYGERVRVVQAGPSVEFCGGTHSHSTGELGLFVILSEFSIGSGIRRIESCVSNAAETFVQRQQELVGELASSLASSPEELGERVGRLQRDVKELQNAVGQLRARLAAADAQEYVRDAERSGDRTFVGAVVPDATPDALRHLSHAIRTRLPSGVIALAGVDDGTVSLLVSASEDHVKLGVHAGNLVKLAAPLVDGRGGGQAAQAQGGGKKPGGASAALQAIREAVLA
- a CDS encoding STAS domain-containing protein; translated protein: MDIKVNVREAKGDCSVVDLSGEIDVYTSPKLKDAVSNLIDRGVYNLVINLEKVRYIDSTGLGVLIGGLKRVREHGGSVNLVCTNPQIKKIFDITGLVMIFGIFDSEDAALKALV
- a CDS encoding DUF948 domain-containing protein; its protein translation is MDWPSVLDVGAGAGIFLVGAGIFVAMLALARLFVRLGKTLDEVDRQIAGIGKPVGEALEHVEGISATADETLARLGGAVGALESVAGSVSGTTALVRQAISPAIVNIGAALTGVSAGLRRLVTGKSVREGSEELVHHGK
- a CDS encoding ATP-binding protein, with protein sequence MNAQARHEAATDVVELRIPAKAEWVSIARLAVSAVASRLQFSIEEIEDVKLAVAEALVHAIARGGDRVDLLCESVSDGLRIRVRNFGGPVQPEAVNVVTADEGSAASLGIFLIRALVDSVDYDTRSDGGTDLVMFKRLPS